From the Nodularia sp. NIES-3585 genome, one window contains:
- a CDS encoding pentapeptide repeat-containing protein, whose translation MYQDFSSQNLRGRCFKGQNLEGANFSYADIRGANFTGANLQNANFSHAQCGLQKRWAIFLVSVSWFFCGISGFFSAYTGYLISLIFDNSTIESQVAGWTALIVVVMVFIVMVVQRLNSAIALAIAISGAIAIAFTIAGTRNIAIALAIALAIAFGIGFAIAFVIAFVIAFAIALAIAIAGDIAIAGAFAFAITGAIAFSFAFTGTGAIAIAIAGAIAIAGTLFSAYMAWRAKKGDEKYSLIQKSAVAFAAFRGTSFRGADLTDANFTAATLKSTDLRKATLIRTCF comes from the coding sequence ATGTACCAGGATTTCTCTAGTCAAAATCTCCGTGGACGTTGCTTTAAAGGTCAAAACCTTGAGGGTGCAAACTTTAGCTATGCAGATATTAGAGGGGCAAACTTTACTGGGGCTAATCTTCAGAATGCCAACTTTAGCCATGCTCAATGCGGACTGCAAAAACGTTGGGCAATTTTTCTAGTCAGTGTTTCGTGGTTTTTCTGTGGAATTTCCGGATTTTTCTCCGCCTACACTGGATACTTGATATCTTTGATATTTGACAATTCAACCATAGAAAGTCAGGTTGCAGGTTGGACTGCCTTAATAGTAGTCGTTATGGTTTTCATAGTTATGGTTGTGCAAAGATTAAACTCCGCGATCGCCTTAGCCATCGCCATATCGGGAGCCATCGCCATTGCTTTTACCATCGCCGGAACCAGAAATATCGCCATCGCCTTAGCCATCGCCTTAGCCATCGCTTTTGGCATCGGCTTTGCCATCGCTTTTGTCATCGCTTTTGTCATCGCTTTTGCCATCGCCTTAGCCATCGCCATCGCAGGAGACATCGCGATCGCGGGAGCCTTTGCCTTTGCCATCACGGGAGCTATCGCCTTCTCCTTCGCCTTCACCGGAACCGGAGCCATTGCGATCGCCATCGCGGGAGCCATCGCCATCGCCGGAACTTTATTTAGCGCTTACATGGCTTGGCGAGCTAAGAAAGGCGATGAAAAGTACTCTTTGATTCAAAAAAGTGCTGTTGCGTTTGCTGCTTTTCGTGGTACAAGCTTTCGTGGTGCTGATTTAACAGATGCTAATTTTACAGCAGCCACACTTAAAAGTACAGATTTAAGAAAAGCAACTCTGATCCGCACCTGTTTCTAG
- the pap gene encoding polyphosphate:AMP phosphotransferase, whose product MLDTLDLTLSLKKATYKSEIDRLMHQLRELQNACRDKKLPVVVVLEGWAASGKGALVKQMVSYMDPRGFKVYPIWPPSEEERKYPFLWRFWEKLPAQGHISIFYHSWYTHVLEERLFERVGTDQVPTVMKLMGQINSFERQIVDDGAAIAKFWLHLSRKELKSRLKDYAKDELTAWRVREEDWKQAKHYDRYATFAEEMLVQTSTGVAPWTLVEADSERWAQVKVLTHLATTLTAALDRLKIQLPTPALPAQTELETTESDLLAQTDLSLSLSENDYEEQLAKEQVKLRKLQLSIHKHQIPVLVMFEGWDAAGKGGAIKRLTDILDPRSYFVHPFAAPTHEEKVHHYLWRFWRQLPTSGIIGIFDRSWYGRVLVERVEGFASEIEWRRAYREINEFEAQLTSAGYVLVKFWLHISPEEQLQRFTDRQNDPFKQYKLTDEDWRNREKWNHYDVAVNQAIQRTTTPTAPWTIVAANDKYYARVKVIETVVEAIETELKRRQHSKH is encoded by the coding sequence ATGCTTGATACACTGGATTTAACACTTTCCTTAAAGAAAGCCACCTATAAATCAGAAATTGACAGGCTGATGCATCAACTGCGGGAACTGCAAAATGCCTGTAGAGATAAAAAATTGCCTGTAGTCGTGGTTTTGGAAGGATGGGCTGCTTCTGGTAAAGGCGCGCTGGTGAAGCAAATGGTTTCTTATATGGACCCGCGGGGATTTAAAGTTTATCCTATCTGGCCACCGAGCGAAGAAGAACGCAAATACCCTTTCCTGTGGAGATTCTGGGAAAAACTACCCGCCCAAGGTCATATCAGCATTTTCTATCACAGTTGGTATACTCATGTTTTAGAAGAACGCTTATTTGAGCGAGTCGGAACAGACCAAGTTCCCACTGTGATGAAATTAATGGGGCAAATTAATTCCTTTGAACGCCAAATAGTGGATGATGGAGCTGCGATCGCTAAATTTTGGTTACATCTGAGTCGTAAAGAATTGAAAAGTCGCTTAAAAGACTACGCCAAAGATGAATTAACTGCTTGGCGGGTGCGAGAAGAAGACTGGAAGCAAGCCAAACACTATGACCGCTATGCAACCTTTGCGGAAGAAATGCTCGTGCAAACTAGTACCGGCGTTGCGCCTTGGACTTTAGTTGAGGCTGACTCAGAACGGTGGGCGCAGGTAAAGGTGCTAACCCACCTGGCTACTACTTTAACTGCTGCTTTAGATAGACTGAAAATTCAGCTTCCAACTCCCGCTTTACCTGCACAAACGGAATTAGAAACCACAGAGTCAGACTTACTAGCGCAAACTGATTTGAGCTTAAGCCTGTCAGAAAACGACTACGAAGAGCAATTAGCCAAGGAACAGGTAAAATTACGCAAGTTGCAATTAAGCATTCATAAACATCAAATTCCTGTCCTGGTGATGTTTGAGGGCTGGGATGCAGCAGGTAAAGGTGGAGCGATTAAAAGGCTGACCGATATTCTTGATCCTCGGAGTTACTTTGTTCATCCTTTTGCTGCGCCCACACATGAAGAAAAAGTTCATCATTACCTCTGGCGATTTTGGCGACAATTACCCACATCTGGGATAATTGGGATTTTTGACCGTTCGTGGTATGGAAGGGTGTTAGTGGAGCGTGTCGAAGGCTTTGCTTCCGAAATCGAGTGGCGCAGAGCCTACCGCGAAATTAATGAATTTGAGGCTCAGTTAACCAGTGCAGGCTATGTTTTAGTCAAGTTTTGGCTACACATTAGCCCAGAGGAACAACTACAGCGTTTTACAGACCGTCAAAATGATCCTTTTAAGCAGTATAAGCTGACGGATGAAGACTGGCGCAATCGGGAAAAGTGGAATCATTACGATGTCGCTGTAAATCAGGCAATTCAGCGCACCACCACCCCCACGGCTCCCTGGACAATAGTTGCTGCTAATGACAAATATTATGCCAGAGTTAAGGTAATTGAAACTGTTGTGGAAGCCATTGAGACAGAATTAAAACGCCGTCAGCACAGCAAGCACTAA
- a CDS encoding GNAT family N-acetyltransferase — protein MNTSIRLLQANELATADHIFRLAFGTFVGLPEPTEFYGDATFFDHRWKTNPNAAFAAEVDGKLVGSNLVINWGSFGYFGPLSIHPDFWNQGLGQRLIEPAIACFTDWNTQLSGLFTFAQSPKHHALYQKFGYRLRFLIAILAKSVQSSQPLPPGTRFSQMTEDERSQSIKASCQLTDSIYQGLDVSPEIQIVQDQELGDTIFLWDDSGLVGFAVCHAGAGTEAGSNTCFVKFGAVRSGINAEQCFEQLLDMCEALTVTLGMFRLVAGINTSRESAYLKMLAHGFCSEIIGVAMHKPNDPGYNRPDVFAIDDWR, from the coding sequence ATGAACACTTCGATTCGTCTACTACAAGCTAATGAGTTAGCCACAGCTGATCATATATTTCGCTTGGCTTTTGGTACTTTTGTCGGACTACCTGAACCCACTGAGTTTTACGGGGATGCAACTTTTTTTGATCATCGTTGGAAAACTAATCCCAATGCTGCTTTCGCTGCTGAGGTTGATGGTAAATTAGTTGGGTCTAATTTAGTGATTAATTGGGGCAGCTTTGGCTATTTTGGACCTTTAAGCATTCATCCTGACTTTTGGAACCAAGGCTTAGGTCAACGTCTGATTGAACCTGCGATCGCTTGCTTTACTGATTGGAATACTCAACTATCAGGATTATTTACTTTTGCTCAAAGTCCTAAGCATCACGCATTATACCAGAAATTTGGGTATCGGTTGCGTTTTCTGATTGCGATTTTGGCAAAGTCAGTACAATCATCTCAGCCATTGCCCCCAGGAACAAGATTCTCCCAAATGACTGAAGATGAACGTAGCCAAAGTATCAAAGCCAGTTGTCAACTCACTGATTCCATTTATCAGGGGTTAGATGTATCACCAGAAATTCAGATAGTTCAAGACCAAGAACTAGGAGATACCATCTTTTTATGGGATGATTCAGGCTTGGTAGGATTTGCAGTCTGTCATGCTGGGGCAGGTACGGAAGCAGGTAGTAATACTTGCTTTGTCAAATTTGGTGCAGTCCGATCTGGAATTAATGCCGAACAATGTTTTGAGCAATTATTGGATATGTGTGAAGCATTGACTGTAACTCTGGGGATGTTTCGCTTGGTTGCAGGAATTAATACTAGCCGAGAGTCAGCTTACTTAAAAATGTTGGCTCATGGTTTTTGTAGTGAAATCATCGGAGTGGCAATGCATAAACCCAATGACCCTGGATATAATCGCCCAGATGTTTTTGCTATTGATGATTGGCGCTAA
- a CDS encoding Crp/Fnr family transcriptional regulator, whose translation MSTHNHALESKKNRLLAALPDAEYERLLPHLKPVELTFEKVLIEPEETITDVYFPHKAVVSLITTMENGSSIEVGIVSNEGMVGIPIILGGKQSTTKAIVQVPDGGLQMKADVLKSEFDRGEVLQSILLRYFQTLYTQVSQGAACNRLHSLEQRLARWLLTVSDRMESDDFQLTQEFIAQMLGVRRSGVTVAAKTLSQEGIIHYSRGNISIQNRKALEATSCECYQVMKDEFDRLLGKGSDRRD comes from the coding sequence ATGTCAACACATAATCATGCCCTGGAGTCGAAAAAAAATCGTCTGCTTGCTGCTCTGCCTGATGCTGAATATGAGCGACTTCTTCCACATTTAAAGCCGGTTGAACTAACATTTGAGAAAGTTCTGATAGAGCCAGAAGAAACGATTACAGATGTTTATTTCCCTCATAAGGCTGTAGTTTCTTTAATAACAACTATGGAAAATGGGTCTTCAATAGAAGTCGGTATAGTCAGCAATGAGGGTATGGTGGGTATCCCGATTATTTTGGGAGGTAAGCAATCGACGACCAAAGCGATTGTGCAAGTTCCCGATGGTGGTTTACAGATGAAAGCAGATGTATTGAAAAGTGAATTTGACCGGGGGGAAGTATTGCAAAGCATCCTATTGCGCTACTTCCAAACTCTATATACTCAAGTTTCACAAGGCGCGGCGTGCAATCGCCTCCATAGTCTAGAGCAGCGACTCGCCCGATGGCTACTGACTGTTTCTGACCGCATGGAATCAGATGATTTTCAACTCACTCAAGAATTCATTGCCCAGATGCTTGGTGTACGCCGTTCTGGTGTGACCGTGGCAGCTAAAACTCTTAGCCAAGAGGGAATTATTCACTATAGCCGTGGTAATATTAGCATCCAGAATCGCAAGGCTTTAGAAGCTACTTCTTGTGAATGTTATCAAGTCATGAAAGACGAGTTTGATCGACTTTTGGGTAAAGGATCTGATCGCCGCGATTAA
- a CDS encoding response regulator, producing the protein MYTQSISVRGLRLLVVDDDADTRQILNILFELEGAKVIAVASASEAVKVISQFKPDILISDIYLPDEDGYCLLPKLRDLMAAPGKQMPAIALTGSAREEDRIYAFASGFQTHLCKPINLDELVYEVASLTGCKQENCLTGELTSQCWRDRCLAKS; encoded by the coding sequence ATGTATACTCAATCCATTTCAGTTAGAGGTCTACGCTTGCTGGTTGTTGATGATGATGCTGACACAAGACAAATTTTAAATATCCTATTTGAATTGGAAGGAGCTAAGGTAATAGCTGTAGCTTCGGCAAGTGAGGCTGTAAAAGTAATATCTCAATTTAAACCTGACATTTTAATTAGTGACATATATCTACCGGATGAAGATGGCTACTGTTTGCTGCCAAAACTTAGAGATTTGATGGCAGCGCCAGGAAAACAGATGCCGGCTATTGCTTTAACAGGATCTGCTAGGGAAGAAGACCGCATTTATGCATTTGCTTCAGGTTTTCAGACGCATCTATGCAAACCGATCAATTTAGATGAATTAGTCTATGAGGTTGCTAGTCTGACTGGATGCAAGCAAGAAAATTGTTTGACAGGTGAACTGACAAGTCAGTGCTGGCGCGATCGCTGTTTAGCGAAATCGTAA
- a CDS encoding histidinol-phosphate transaminase has product MLPFIRSDLAQFTAYKPHPSSDTAAAIPVQLDRLDTNESPYDLPPELKEKLAWTYEQVIETNRYPDGGHETLKEAIAQYVNESASLTSSVFTGANISIGNGSDELIRSLLIATCLGGEGSILVANPTFSMYGILAKTLGIPVVTVDRNPDNFEIDLESAQSAIEQTQNPPIRVVFVVHPNSPTGNCLTAAELSWLRSLGEEILVVIDEAYFEFSQTTLVSELVQRPNWVILRTFSKAFRLAALRVGYCVAHPQAIAILEKVRLPYNLPSFSIAAALAAMQNSQLVLKTISPTLDERDKLIEVLSQHPALQVTKSAANFIFLRLQANHPEPQNATLKTLHQKLKTSGTLVREISGGLRITIGTSDENTRTINRIQAALATLKV; this is encoded by the coding sequence ATGCTTCCGTTTATCCGGTCAGACTTAGCCCAATTTACCGCTTATAAACCTCACCCCAGCAGTGATACAGCCGCAGCCATTCCCGTGCAGTTGGATCGCCTGGATACGAACGAAAGCCCCTATGATTTGCCACCAGAATTAAAAGAAAAGTTGGCTTGGACATATGAGCAAGTAATTGAAACAAATCGTTATCCTGACGGTGGACATGAGACACTTAAGGAAGCGATCGCTCAATATGTCAATGAGTCAGCATCACTGACTTCATCTGTGTTTACTGGTGCTAATATTTCTATAGGCAATGGTTCAGATGAACTAATTCGCTCTTTATTAATCGCCACCTGTCTGGGAGGAGAAGGCTCAATTTTAGTCGCCAATCCGACTTTCTCCATGTATGGCATTTTGGCCAAAACTTTGGGAATTCCTGTGGTGACGGTGGACAGAAATCCAGATAATTTTGAAATAGACTTAGAGTCTGCCCAATCTGCTATAGAACAAACTCAAAATCCGCCGATTCGGGTGGTTTTTGTAGTGCATCCCAATTCTCCAACAGGTAATTGTTTAACTGCGGCGGAATTGTCATGGTTAAGAAGTTTGGGTGAGGAAATTTTGGTAGTAATTGATGAAGCTTACTTTGAATTTAGCCAGACTACCCTAGTTAGTGAATTAGTACAGCGTCCTAACTGGGTGATTCTACGTACTTTTTCTAAAGCCTTCCGGCTAGCAGCGCTTAGAGTGGGATATTGTGTTGCTCATCCACAGGCGATCGCTATCTTAGAAAAAGTCCGCTTACCTTATAATCTTCCTAGCTTCTCCATTGCTGCGGCCTTAGCTGCTATGCAAAACAGTCAACTTGTACTCAAAACAATTTCCCCAACATTGGATGAAAGAGACAAACTTATAGAAGTTTTATCCCAACATCCAGCCTTACAAGTCACAAAAAGTGCTGCTAACTTTATTTTCCTGCGTCTGCAAGCAAATCACCCTGAACCACAAAATGCTACTTTAAAAACTCTTCACCAAAAACTCAAAACTTCTGGGACCCTTGTACGCGAAATTAGCGGAGGATTGCGAATTACTATCGGCACATCAGACGAAAACACCCGCACCATCAATAGAATACAAGCTGCATTGGCAACGCTGAAAGTTTAA